The Phycisphaerae bacterium DNA window AGGGGTAGCTCGGTAAAGCCGGTGCTTGACATCGAATGGCCGAAGCCCAGCACCTTGTTGCCGATCACCTCGGTGCAGGTTCCCAGAGCCTCCATCATCATGTCACCAGTCATGATCGGGATACAGAGGGCCGAACCCGGCTCGAGAACGACCTGATCCGCGGACGGCGCGGAAGCCGCAGAAGTACTGGGCCCGCCGGAGGCCACCAGCGTGAAGCCCTTGGGCTCGAACCGCTCGCGCAGCCGGGCAAAGGTTCGCTCGCTGGCACCGGAGACCATGATCGGCATCAGCAACGGACGCAACTGGTCGGAAACGCCCGGCGACCGGACCGCGGGGCGGGCATGCGCGCAAATCTCGTCGTTGAATACGCTGAACCGAGAAGACGCATCAATGGGCTCGCTGAAAGAACGGGCCATCAACTCGCCGATCGGAATGCCCCGACCCAACACTGAGGACGCACTGCTGCTCGCGTCGCCCAAAATGGGAACGATCGGCTTGGGGCGCTTCTGAGGATCACGCACGGCCGGGATGGGCAGCATCTGGGTAATCGGCTGGATGCCGCAGATGGGATCCTTGTTCATCGACCACCCATAGGCCACCGCCCCGATCATCCGGTCGCGGCCGGTGGCATCCTTGATGTAGCAGGGCGAACCACTCATACCCCCAATGATTCCGGTGTGCTCCAGATTCAAACCCGAGCAGCGAGCCAAAATCACGTCCTGTTTGGCGTAGAAGGCGTTCCGCATGACCGAGATGATCTCGACGTTGAACGTCTCGATCTTCGTACCGGACATGATCGTCCGACCATGACCCTTCATGCCAGGCTGCAACTCATCAGGGGACATGTAACGCGTCCTGTCCACCTCTCCGACGAGCATCGACATCCGAGAAGGGGGCCCCAAGACCAACGCGAGGAAAGCAAGAATCAGGGCAACAGCCCACCGAGCCACACCGCGCATATCGATCCTCCCTGGCTGCCGCCCCCCGGTGCGGCACTCTAGCCTGTAACCCCTCGGGCTGCAACCGTCGCACCCCTCCATTAACCCTCACCCCGCCGATAACCACCCGCTTTACACAGCTTCCTCAATTTGACGTATCGGCCAGCCGATCTTACGATATTGGACAATTGAATCTGCGGTTCGCCGGTTGGCCGTCGTGCTCCACCGGCAACCCCCTGGCCTGTCGCGAAGCCCGCACCCTGTCGCGTGCGGCTTTCGCCACCGGCCTGGCGAAGATGACCAGGTCTTTCCCGTGAACGAGCAACAAACCCTGCAAGCGGTGCAGGAAGCGATCGGCTATCGCTTCTCCGACCCGAATCTCCTGCTCACCGCCCTGACCCACGCATCCAGCACCGACTCCCGCGTCAATAGCAACGAGCGCCTGGAATTCCTGGGCGATGCGATCTTGGGCGTGGTGGTCTGCGCGAATCTCTTCGAAACCTTCCCCGATTACCTCGAGGGCGAATTGACCAAGATCAAATCCGCGGTCGTCTCGCGACGAACTTGTGCGCGCGTGGCCCGGGATCTTGACCTCCACCACCACCTGCTCCTCGGCAAAGGCATGAGCGGCCGAGCCCAATTGCCCGATTCGCTCGCCGCCGCCGCCCTGGAAGCCGTGATCGCGGCCGTCTACCTCGACTGCCGCGATCTGAACCGGGTCCGCCAATTCATCCTCGACACCACCTCGAAGTACATCCGCGAGGCGAGCGAATCCGCCCATCAACGGAACTTCAAGTCACAGCTCCAACAGTATGCGCAGCAGGTACTTGGGGCTACTCCGAACTACGAGTTGCTGGACGAAAAAGGCCCCGACCACAGCAAGTGCTTCGAGATCAGCGTCGTCATTCGGGGGCACCGGTACGGCAGCGCCTGGGGACCCTCCAAGAAGGAGGCCGAACAGAAGGCCGCCTACACCGCCCTCCAGGAACTTGCAGCCCTCGATCCCTCAGAGGAATACGAGCCGGAGCTGGAGACGGGGTGAGCACGAGCATGAGAGGGGTGACGAGCCCAGATGAAGATTCCCTCACCCGTCCACCGCTGGTCCATGACCCCCAAGGCTGCCGTCCGGCTCCAGCAACGACTGGCACAACGGGTCAGAATTGAGCCTCTTCGCCCCGACATCCGCGTCGTGGCCGGCGTCGACATCGCCTTCAGTCCCGATGGCAGGCACGCGCTGGCAGGCGTCGTGCTCTACGATCTGCGGGAGTCGTGTGTGACCGAGACACAACTCGCCTGGCGCCCGACGAGGTTTCCGTACGTACCCGGCCTACTGAGCTTTCGCGAGGCCCCAGCCGCCCTGGCCGCCATTCGCAGACTCCGGCAGGAACCAGACGTCTTCCTCCTCGATGCTCAAGGCATGGCCCATCCCCGTCGACTCGGCCTGGCCAGCCATGTCGGCCTGCTGCTCGATCGACCGACCATCGGGTGCGCCAAGAGTCGGCTGTGCGGCCAGCATGACGATCCACCCGCCGCCGCCGGGCGATCCGTGCATCTTTTTGACGATCATGAGGTTATCGGTGCCGTCCTCAGGACCCGCCCACATGTCAAGCCCCTCTACGTGAGCGTCGGACATCGCGTCACGCTGGATGACGCGAGCCGCGTCGTGATGGCCTGCGTGACCCGGTTTCGCCTTCCCGAGCCAACCCGCCGAGCCCACATGCTCGTAACCCGACACCGCACCGACACTCCACCTGGGCTCTTCCGCCAGCATGACAGCGACCGCCAAGCGGCCCCTTGACCTTCAGTCCGGTCCGACGACAATCATGAGGTGTGTCCGTAGGGACCGGCCGCAAGTCTCCCCGCCGGGAGGTTCGAATATGGTCAGGGACCCCCTCGGTCTGGGACATCATTCGGGTCGCATGCCCCGCGTTCTGCTCCGCACTTGCGGTGCCATACTCCTTGTCGCGCCAATGACTTGGGCTCAGCCCGCAGCCCAACCTGCCACCCAGGCCTGCCCCAACGACGTCGTCGTGGTCGAGGCCGAAGGGGAGGGCATGGACAAGGAACAGGCGACCAGAGCCGCCTTGCGCGCCGCCCTCGAAAGGGGCGGCAAGGTCGAGATCTTCTCTGAAACGAAAGTGGAGAATTTTCAGCTAATCCACGACACGATCCTCAGCCGAGCCCTCGGCCTCGTCACCGACTTCAAGGTCCTGCAGGAGAAACAGATCGTCGGCGGTACTTGGATGGTGAAGATCAGGGCTCAGGTTTCCAGGAGCCTGCTCAGGGAGAACTGGGCCGCCATTAAGAACCTGCTGAACCAGGTCGGCCGACCCAAGATCATGGTGAACATCCTGGAGACGATCGATAGCAGGCCTGAGAAGCAGAGCATCCTTGAGACCAAGATTGAGGAACGGCTGCTCAAGAGCGGTTTTGACCTGGTCGCCCGCGCGGCCGTCGACGTCACCAAGCGAAAGGAACTCGACGACGCGGTGGCCACCAACAATGTGGCCAGAATGCAGGCGTTGGCCAAGGACAGCGAGGCACACATCTTCATCGTGGGCACCGCGAATGCCAACCCGGCCGGCGTCGAGGAACCCTACGGCGTCAGGATCGCCTTCTACAATTGCGACGTGCAGCTCAAGGCATACTACACGGACAGTGCCAAGATCCTAGCCAGCAAAGGCATCCCGGTGACCCGTGGCGGGGCCCAGGGTCACAAGGAGTTCAGCCCCCAGGCCGGCAAGATGGCTCTGGACTTCGCCGGGCAGGCGGTGGTCAACGACCTCTATGCCCAGGTCATGGAGCAGTGGGCGACCCAGATCACCGGGGGCGGCGAGCTGATCCTTGAGATCCAGGGAGCTCACTTCAAGGTCGCCAACGCCCTGAGGAAAGCCGTCGCCGAGCTGAAGGGCGTCAACAGCGTGAACATGAAGCTCACCAAAGGGATCGCTTCGTTCCACATCAACGCCAGGATGTCCGCTCAGGACCTGGCCGAGAGACTCAGCGAAGGTGAGCTCGATCGATTGATCGAGATCCTGGACCTCAAGCTCAACCGAATTCAAGGCAAGGTGAGGGGCGAAGCCACAGGCGGCAGCGAGAACAAGGGTGAAGTCAGGGAACAGTGAAGGAGCCGCTAATGGACATCCTGCCGGCCATCGATCTGCGGGAAGGCAAATGCGTTCGTCTGCTGCAAGGAGACTATGCCCAGCAGATCGACTATGCCGATGACCCCGTGGCCGTGGCCAAGACCTTTGAGCAAGCCGGGGCCCGGTGGCTGCATGTCGTCGACCTGGACGGTGCCCGCGAGGGGCGGTTGTGCAACCTGCCCGTCATCGAGCGGATGATGAAGGAGACGTCGCTCAAGCTGGAAGTGGGCGGCGGTCTGCGCGAGGTCGAGGTGATTGAGTCACTGCTGGCCAGCGGAACGGCTCGTTGCGTGGTCGGTACCAAGGCCCTGGAGGACTGGCCCTGGTTCGATGCCCTGGTCCACCGCCCGAGCTGCGCCGGGCACATCGCCCTGGGGCTTGACGCCCGCGAGAACCGCCTGGCGGTACACGGCTGGACGAAGGAGCTCCGCGCGACCGCCCTTCAGGTGGCCGAGCGGGTCATGGAGTGGCCGCTGGCCGCAATCATCTACACAGACATCGGCCGCGACGGTATGCTCCTCGGCCCGAACATCGAGGCCACCAGGATACTGGCCGGATACTCGAAAATACCGGTCATCGCCTCAGGCGGCGTGACCGACCTGAACGACGTCCGCCGCCTGGCCGGCCTGCCTCTCCTGGGCATCATCATCGGTCGGGCGATCTACGAGAAGCAGATCAACTTGGCTGAGGCCATTGGCGTCGTACGCGGATAAGGGCCTGGCATCGGCCCTCGCCCATCCCGTGCCGATCACCCGCCCTCTCTTCGCCGCCCGCCCCCTGCCGGCCCAATCCGCATCGTCCTTCGCCACCTGGCGGAGCGGTGGGCCAGGCGGGAGGTATACCCGGCGAGCATCGATATCGGCGTGAAGCCCATGGGCCTGCGCTGCGCCCCTCCTTGCCCGCGGCCGCCAAGGGGCCCCTGCTCACGGTTCCCCGGTGGCCGCCATCACCGCCTCCCACAACCCCCTCCCGCCAGCGGCGTTGGTCATGATCACCAGACCCGAGCCGCGTTGCCGGTCGAACTCGCAGTAGCAGCGAAAGCCGGTGCCGTTCGAACCGCCGTGATGGATGCGATCTCCGGACTCGGTGGCGTCCATCGCCCAGCCCAGGCCCCAGTAGAGGTCCTTCGAAAGCCGCTTGCCCGAGCGAACG harbors:
- the nfi gene encoding deoxyribonuclease V (cleaves DNA at apurinic or apyrimidinic sites), which codes for MKIPSPVHRWSMTPKAAVRLQQRLAQRVRIEPLRPDIRVVAGVDIAFSPDGRHALAGVVLYDLRESCVTETQLAWRPTRFPYVPGLLSFREAPAALAAIRRLRQEPDVFLLDAQGMAHPRRLGLASHVGLLLDRPTIGCAKSRLCGQHDDPPAAAGRSVHLFDDHEVIGAVLRTRPHVKPLYVSVGHRVTLDDASRVVMACVTRFRLPEPTRRAHMLVTRHRTDTPPGLFRQHDSDRQAAP
- the rnc gene encoding ribonuclease III; the protein is MNEQQTLQAVQEAIGYRFSDPNLLLTALTHASSTDSRVNSNERLEFLGDAILGVVVCANLFETFPDYLEGELTKIKSAVVSRRTCARVARDLDLHHHLLLGKGMSGRAQLPDSLAAAALEAVIAAVYLDCRDLNRVRQFILDTTSKYIREASESAHQRNFKSQLQQYAQQVLGATPNYELLDEKGPDHSKCFEISVVIRGHRYGSAWGPSKKEAEQKAAYTALQELAALDPSEEYEPELETG
- the hisA gene encoding 1-(5-phosphoribosyl)-5-[(5-phosphoribosylamino)methylideneamino]imidazole-4-carboxamide isomerase, with protein sequence MDILPAIDLREGKCVRLLQGDYAQQIDYADDPVAVAKTFEQAGARWLHVVDLDGAREGRLCNLPVIERMMKETSLKLEVGGGLREVEVIESLLASGTARCVVGTKALEDWPWFDALVHRPSCAGHIALGLDARENRLAVHGWTKELRATALQVAERVMEWPLAAIIYTDIGRDGMLLGPNIEATRILAGYSKIPVIASGGVTDLNDVRRLAGLPLLGIIIGRAIYEKQINLAEAIGVVRG